In Candidatus Tiamatella incendiivivens, the genomic window CGCCATTGCTCTTTCATAACTACCTATTATAGCTACATGGTATTTACCTACAACGATTGTAGTGCCTGTCATTTCTTCAATAGTCCGCCTTGCTCTACCCTTTTCTCCTATAATTCTACCCTTAATCCTTTTCAAAGTATTCTGATTATCCCCTATAAGGTTCTTCAAGTCAATGACTAGAAGAACATTATCATCGTCAAGAAGAGCGGAGGCTTCCTCAGGTGTAAATCCTAGTCCTATAGCTTTGACTATTTCAGACGCTTTCATCACATTTATAGGAGGTACACTAGGTGTTTCAGATTCAATTACTACCATGGAATTCTCTGTGTCGACTGTTATTAAGGTACCAGTTTTACTCATAATCTCGTTTTTAGTCTCTCCCTCTTTACCTATTACTATGGGAATTCTATCCAGTGGTATCTTCACATGCATCCTATTTGAAGCCCACGGATTGCTAGTCAAATAAGTCCACCCATTCTATGGAGTCTCTCTTAAGGCTTATCATATTTTCCTAAGAATATATACATGAGAAAAGCTTTTGCTTAATTGCATCTTCCTGTAGATCTTCCTCCCCAATGAAACCTCTGAAAAATCTGAAAATGTTGTTCAAGTCTCTTACAAGAAACTCTTTTGCCATAGGATGATCAAGTGAAATCGATTGACTAACATCAATAATATAAACTCTTTTTCTCCAAAACATTAAGTTGAACTCGGATAAATCCGCGTGAACTAATTTCGTGTAACATACTATTCTCTCTAAGTTCACCCGAGTTTGTCTATAGATTTCTTTTGCAAGCCCAAGGTTTGCTTTGAGTTCGGGGACTAACTCTTTCACGAGAGGAGCCCGTTTGCCTTCCTCCCCAATAAACTCCATTACAATAACATTTCCCTTGAGTGCATGAGGGCGGGGAACCTTGACATGATGCTTATACATTCTTTTCATATTTCTGAATTCTTTTCTAGCCCATTCATAAATCAATCTTCTATAATCGTTCTTGGGAATTTCCTTGAATCGAGAATCTCCGGTAATATATTTGGCAATGCCCTTCCTGAACTCTGCTGTCATAGTTAAGTAAATCTTCACTGCAAGATCGTTTCCTTCAGGAGTCTTTCCCCAGTAAATCCTTGATTCTTTCCCACTACTAACAACACCATAAAGCTTGTCAAGAACCTTCTTCCTGTACAGGTAAAATAAATGTTGTTCCGTGAAAATATCAAAGACTTCTTCGACGGTTTCGAGAAGATCACTATCCTTTATACGTTTTTCTCTTTGCCTCCTCAGCCAACGGTTCTTACCTATTAGAAGCCCACCTCTTCGAGGAATTCCTCGCTGAGATATCCTCCATTTATTAGCTTCTTAATTTCATCTCTCCAGTACTTGTATACAATGTCAGCTTTATCACTCTCCTCGGACCAGGGAGCTACCAGCAGGATGTCCCCCTCTCTTATCCATATCCTTCTCCTCATCTTACCCGGAATTCTAGCCTTGAAGGTCTTTCCGTTGGTACAGAGAACTTCTATGAAGCTTCCACCTAATATTTTATGTGCTACACAAATGATTGTCTCCTCATCCGGGAAGGGTGTTTCACCTCTTCGATTCCTCTGCCTTCCTCTGCCTCTCGCCAACTATCATCCACCCTTTACTCTACATCTATGATATAATGTAGAGTGCTTTTTCAGTTAAATACACGATATATTCCTCTCCTTCTCGGAGCTCTTTATTGGTTAGGTTTACCACCTTCTCGGGAGGATACTCTATTGTACTAGTATACCCGCTTTCTATATCCAAGAAGATAGTACTGTAAGGATCCCTGGATACCAGCATCACTTTCTTGCTCTTACTAGTATGTATATACTCTTCTATTTTATGTGACCAGAATTGATCCGGGTTTAAACTTGACTCTCTACCTGATTCTAAATCCATCAATTTGATCCTTGTTCCAGTAATGTCTAAAACGTAATTTGGGGACCCGTCTATACTTATTATGTCCCCATTTTTGACAGATGCTACTCTAAGAGATACTGTTAGATGCCCCAGTCTCCTACCATCATTTCTTCTGCCTGATAAACTGTAGGTTTCTATTCTTTTACCGAGAAATCTTCCTGATATCTTTGAAGCAATAATTCTTGCCGAGGTAGCATCCGTGATAAGTAAGTCAAGACCTTCCTTCTTATCTATAATATCAACTATTTGTTCCTTCAGTTTCATAGAAAGAGTATCCAGATAGTCTAAAACCAAGTTTTTCTCATACTCACTTAGTTTACCTCCTATTCCTCTGACTTGAATTAGAGCTTCATGATAACCTACCTTCTTACGGATACACCTAGGACAGAGTCCTGCTGACACCCTAACTTTAACCATATAGTCTTTTTCTAGAACGACGCCCTCTATACTTTTACCTTCTACCATTACCTTGAAGTAGTATTCTCCATAAGTGTTTATAGGTGTTTGAGATTCCAGGCTCTTAATAGATACAAAAGCTATTCCCATTACCGGTTTAATTTTTGAAACAAGCGCTGTGTAGACGGCTTCGTACACTGCTTCCTCTAATGTACTGGGGTATGAGTATATCCATTGTTTCCCTATCCTATAGGCTCCGCATGAATTGCAAATGGTTATGCTGAGATTATCTGGGACTTGAGCAACTCCGTATTTTTCTAGAAAACAGTCTTTACAGAGATTACCTACAAACGGTAGGTTTGGAGATTTCTTTCTACCGCAAACAGGGCATACTATACCGTTTCTATTAGGTTCAGTACTTGAACTTGTAGATTTGGACATGTGGAATATCACCTATTCTTAGCACTGAATCCTCTGTCACCAAGCCGAGTTCCTTAGCTAAATCCACGGAATGCTCTCCTACCAGAATTATTATATCATATAAAGCCATCAAACTTGCCACTTGATCCTTGTTGGCTATTTCACCTTCATAGAGCTCTTTGTTTACCTCTATGGTAAGCTCGTTACTAACAAATTTCCTTCTCAATAAACCGTAGTCAGCTACAGCTAACATTGGAGGATGACCAGATATTCTGTGAACTTTATAATGAAAGAGATCTGATTCCTCGACCAAAGGGAATCATCCTCAGGGAAGGTATGAATTAAGGTTAAATAGGTTTGACTGGTTGTTCTGCTCCACATGCTTCGCATATAAGAACCCATGTCTTTCCTCTTTTGACAAGTATGGTATCAGGCCTGCCACAAGTTGGGCATATAACATATGATTTAACGAACTTCTCCAAGATCATATTCAAACTTTTACTTGACACCCTAATGTTTACTTTCAGTATACCGCTCTCCGGATCATAGTTTCCAGCAGTAGCCAATTCTTTCAGAAAGTATCTTGACAAGATGTCTGGGTTTCTTCTAAGTTTATCTACTATTTCCCTAAAATTCCTTATTATTGTCTGGCTACCCATATGGATCACCTCTACCTTTGGCATCTCAAACCTTTCATATCCATGTTTTTTAGACGGTACTTTAGAGTAAAGCCTCTCCAATAGCTTATTGTAATCGTCTTCAATTTCTCCCACTTAACTCACCCTTAGAACGTTGTTATTGGTCGAGGCTTAATAACTGCTAGCTGTAAGATGTGTGAATTGATGCATGATGAGAGTCTATATAGAGACATACGGGTGTGCATTGAACGTCCATGATACTATAGTGATGGAGAGCTATATCGCTCGGAAGGGTTATAAAGTAGTTAGAAGTTTAGAGGAAGCAGATGCAATAATCTTGAACACTTGTGCTGTTAGGCTCGACACTGAGAGAAAGATGGAAAAAAGACTGCGAGAAATTCATAATAAGTTCCCTGAAAAGAAACTAGTCGTCGCTGGATGCCTAGTTAAGTCTAGACCTTATTTAGTTTGTAAAGTAGCACCTCACGCAAGTATGGTTTCTCCACAAAACATCCACAAAATCACTGAAGTCTTAGAAAAACCTCGCAGAGTAATACTACTAGATGGTGATAAAGAAAGAGGATATTTACCCACTATAACTAACAGCAAAACAATAGCAACAATAGCAGTGAGCGAGGGTTGCTTGTCAAACTGTAGTTTTTGTATAACTAAAATAGCCCGAAGAAGAGTCTCAAGCTATCCCGTTACTACTATTGTAGAGGCAATTAAGATGTTAGTAAATAAAGGTGTGAAAGAAATTAGGTTGACTGCCCAGGATACAGGTGTTTACGGGTATGATATCTCTGGTAGAAAAATGCTACCCGAATTAATCAGCTCTATTCTCGAGGAAGTAAAGGGGGAGTATTACATAAGAATCGGTATGATGTCCCCTCAACATCTCATTGACATACTTGACGAGGTTGTTCCTCTATACAGAGACCAACACTTATTCAAGTTTTTCCATATTCCCGTTCAGTCTGGAAGCGATAAAATTCTTAGACTAATGAACAGGGAATATACTGTTGATGAGTATATCGACCTAGTTAAAGAGATTCGGGGGAAAATCCCCAATGCTTATCTTGCAACAGATATCATAGTTGGTCATCCTGGAGAAGACTTTGAGGATTTTTCTCAGACAATAGAACTGGTAAAAATCCTAGAGTTTGATAAAGTTCATATAGCAAGGTACACTTACCGGCCAAGGACGCTTTCAGGTAAACTGAGACAAATACCTGAGCCGGAGAAAAAGAAGAGAAGTAGTATACTAGCCCACATTGTTGAGGATATCGGTTTTAGGAAAAATAAGGTGTTCCTAGGGAAAAAGATTGAAGCCATAATATTGGATGAAGGTTTTAAGCATCAATCACTCATAGCTAGAACGGAAAACTATAAGCCTGTAGTTATTTCGAGTGGATATGAATACTTGTTAGGTGAGAAAACCCAAATTCTAGTTACCGGCTATACATTTTTTGATCTGAGAGGTGTACCTATTGTCCATAGGTAACTCACTATACTGTTCTGGGGTTTTTATCGAACCCCTAATCCACCCTAAACCAGGCGGTGTCACTAGAGTTATCAGCCACCCTGATAAATCCATATATAATTTTATGCTAAACAGCCTTGTATTCTGCGATTCAATCCTTCATATATCCTGGGATAAATCGGATGATTGTATGATAGGAAGGACATTCGAGAATATCATATTTCTACTTAGAAAATATAGGTTGGAAATCAACACTTCTATGGGATCCTGGGTTCTCCACACTCCAATCATATTATCTGCTAAAATTCTTGGAGAAAGCAGGCGCCCAAATATTGAAGCAATAGTTAATAGTTCCATTGAACTGATTAAATCAGCAAGTTCCTGTGACGCTAAGGGATATTTCGAGTTACTGAGATACTATTCCCCCAGTCACCTAGGAAAACTAAGGAAGGGAGGAATAGATGCCAAGGAAATGGAGGGAATAGATTTACCTAGCTTCTATAACATCGTCAAACGAGCTGGGCAAGGAGATATCGTTCATAAAGAACTTATTCAAGGGTATCCAGTGAGCTTAGAAGCGTCCAAGTCTATTAGCTTGCTAGTCAAAAAGGGTTTAAATTTTGAGGAATCAGTCTATCAGACGGTTTTACGTTTGATGTCAAAATATCTTGACACCTTAATTGCAAGGAAGTATGGAATAAGAATTGCACTAAGAGTCTTAAAGTCAGCGAAGCTTGTTTTAGAGAATAAACTACGCTACCAGGAAATGGAATCTTTTATGCGATCAAACAACCTTAATCCAGGTAGTATATTAGACATAGTTTCCATGGGTATAACTTTCTACTTTATAGAAAACCTAGAATCAGACTTCGATGAAAGAATCCTAACCGGCTAATCCATCGGTGATATCCCCGTTTTTAGTATCCTCTCGAACTGTGCTTGTGTTTCTTTCATCCACTTTATTCCTCTGAATATGATTTCAGACTGCTTCTTTTCTATAGAAATAACTGAAAAATCGACATCTAGTCTAAACATGTACTCTATAAAGTCTTCGAGAAAAGAATAATTATGAAATCTTAATTCAAACGTTTCACCTATACCATTTTCTTTCACATATTTTTTAATGGAATTTAACGCCGGATTGATGAGTGCCTTGCCTAGTTCTAGAGCTTTATTCCCGATTAATTCACTGTCATAGCCTCGTTCGTAGTACATAAAGAGTTCCCTGACGAGCCTTGGGAAAACGAAATATCTACCCTCATCAAATGGAGATCTCATTCCTATACTGATATCATCGATATTGATATAGCTAGTAGTATATTTCAGTGGTTCGACCCTATAGAACGGGTCCTTTAGAACAACACCCTCTCTCTTCTCTTTTTCCAGCTCATCTATTATTTCGAAAAGCTTCTTACTTTCATGCTTCCATATGACACCTAATCTTCTAACATTACGCAATCCACAATCAGATACTAAGTTTACTCTTTCATTAGCACTCAGAGGATTTTTACCTAAAAAGATATCAAAAATGAAGATATCCCATTGAGGCGCTTCTGGGTATTTATACCTGATATACGGATTCTCTAGACCAACAACCTCACCGACAATTATGGTGCTTTCTCCCAGCATACTTAAGAGGTGCTGAATATTTTCCCTATATTTTCTCCTTATCCTATGCGTTGTATATGGGCAGATATATCCCCCTCTGGTAGCCGCATAAATTTTATCTCCTATTTTGAATAGCCTTACATTGTATCCGTTCATCTTCTCCTCCACAACTATTTTATCAATAAAGTAATGGTTCAGCGCTCTCTTAGCCAGAACAATCCTTTTCATATGAGGGTATCCTGGTATAACTTTGTATTCAGTATCTGTTTTGATTATTGCAGTGCCCTCGTAATACCTACCTATATCTCTTCTAAGAACTAGATATTTCAACTCCCCATAAGCCATTGCACGTATACTTCTCGTTTTCGATAATCTCTCAGCTCTCTTTAAACTGAAATCTAATCCTTTAGTTAGAGCTTCAATAACCCATTCACTTGGCATCATTGGAACCTGTTTATGTATTAATTAGAGTTAAGGGTTTTCAAGATACACCCTTATCTTACCACTTCGGAGTAGTAATTTTCAACTATGCCATTCAACCTGGAATTTATATATAAAAACAGAAGAGACAGCTAATTATACTTGAAAAACTGGTGCATATAAGATGGACATGAAAAAAATACTCTTTCTGGGAATGATAGCTGTTTTCGCATTAGTAATAGCGGTAGAGACCGCTCCTACATTCGCAGCTCAAACCCAACCAGTGACTCAAGCAACGGGAGTCTCAACTAAAATGCTTGGCGCTGGATTAGCTGTTGGTTTAGCAGGAGTTGGAGGGGGGATTGCCGTAGGTATTGCTGGTGCCAGTGCTATAAGTGCTATAGCTGAAAAACCTGAAATGAGTGGTATAGCAATATTGATTGTAGCGCTCGGTGAAGGTATAGCAATATACGGTTTCGTTATCTCACTGCTAATTATGTTTACACATTAATGGAAAACTGTTTATCTAACTATAACCTTTTTTATAAAAAAGTCTTATAAAATAAATTAGTTTTCCAATTTAAATTCAACAATATAAAAATGAAAGCACATTATAAAAGTAATTATATCGAAAGGCCTTTCCTCTTCCGTTCCTGCTCGGGTCTTATTTTCACTAAACCCATGTGAACAGCACAACTTATACAATAACACTTAGTCACTGGATACCTAGTTATAATAGCACCTTTTTTTTCAAGCTCCCTAGCTAATTGAGGGTCAACTGGGCTATACATACGTGTCACACAGATTGCTTTGTCTTTAGGAACCAACCTCCCACAGTTATCACACTGTACCCGCTCTACATATCCTTTAGATCCTTTTCTCCTACCTCTACTCTCTCTTTTCTTGGGCATCTCCTTAATACCTCCTTATCTCACTAACTGATAACCCAAGCACTTCATCGTATTAATATGTTTTAGCTATTCTAAGCCAATGCTTCGCTTTCCTACCACATACAGGGCATTTCTCATTCACTGGAATATCATTTTCAGGGTAAGGCGTCCCTAAAGCTTTGGCATCAATATATTCCATCAGTTCATAAGCACATTTTTGATCACCGCACCATGGAACCTCTACTATCCCACGATTTGAAGCTATATAGTCTTTAGCTTCATCTAGAGATG contains:
- a CDS encoding DUF424 family protein; translation: MVEESDLFHYKVHRISGHPPMLAVADYGLLRRKFVSNELTIEVNKELYEGEIANKDQVASLMALYDIIILVGEHSVDLAKELGLVTEDSVLRIGDIPHVQIYKFKY
- a CDS encoding translation initiation factor aIF-1A; amino-acid sequence: MARGRGRQRNRRGETPFPDEETIICVAHKILGGSFIEVLCTNGKTFKARIPGKMRRRIWIREGDILLVAPWSEESDKADIVYKYWRDEIKKLINGGYLSEEFLEEVGF
- a CDS encoding RNA ligase, with the protein product MPSEWVIEALTKGLDFSLKRAERLSKTRSIRAMAYGELKYLVLRRDIGRYYEGTAIIKTDTEYKVIPGYPHMKRIVLAKRALNHYFIDKIVVEEKMNGYNVRLFKIGDKIYAATRGGYICPYTTHRIRRKYRENIQHLLSMLGESTIIVGEVVGLENPYIRYKYPEAPQWDIFIFDIFLGKNPLSANERVNLVSDCGLRNVRRLGVIWKHESKKLFEIIDELEKEKREGVVLKDPFYRVEPLKYTTSYINIDDISIGMRSPFDEGRYFVFPRLVRELFMYYERGYDSELIGNKALELGKALINPALNSIKKYVKENGIGETFELRFHNYSFLEDFIEYMFRLDVDFSVISIEKKQSEIIFRGIKWMKETQAQFERILKTGISPMD
- a CDS encoding triphosphoribosyl-dephospho-CoA synthase → MSIGNSLYCSGVFIEPLIHPKPGGVTRVISHPDKSIYNFMLNSLVFCDSILHISWDKSDDCMIGRTFENIIFLLRKYRLEINTSMGSWVLHTPIILSAKILGESRRPNIEAIVNSSIELIKSASSCDAKGYFELLRYYSPSHLGKLRKGGIDAKEMEGIDLPSFYNIVKRAGQGDIVHKELIQGYPVSLEASKSISLLVKKGLNFEESVYQTVLRLMSKYLDTLIARKYGIRIALRVLKSAKLVLENKLRYQEMESFMRSNNLNPGSILDIVSMGITFYFIENLESDFDERILTG
- a CDS encoding ATP synthase subunit C, with the translated sequence MDMKKILFLGMIAVFALVIAVETAPTFAAQTQPVTQATGVSTKMLGAGLAVGLAGVGGGIAVGIAGASAISAIAEKPEMSGIAILIVALGEGIAIYGFVISLLIMFTH
- a CDS encoding serine protein kinase RIO, encoding MKIYLTMTAEFRKGIAKYITGDSRFKEIPKNDYRRLIYEWARKEFRNMKRMYKHHVKVPRPHALKGNVIVMEFIGEEGKRAPLVKELVPELKANLGLAKEIYRQTRVNLERIVCYTKLVHADLSEFNLMFWRKRVYIIDVSQSISLDHPMAKEFLVRDLNNIFRFFRGFIGEEDLQEDAIKQKLFSCIYS
- a CDS encoding translation initiation factor IF-2 subunit beta, with product MGEIEDDYNKLLERLYSKVPSKKHGYERFEMPKVEVIHMGSQTIIRNFREIVDKLRRNPDILSRYFLKELATAGNYDPESGILKVNIRVSSKSLNMILEKFVKSYVICPTCGRPDTILVKRGKTWVLICEACGAEQPVKPI
- a CDS encoding 30S ribosomal protein S26e, which gives rise to MPKKRESRGRRKGSKGYVERVQCDNCGRLVPKDKAICVTRMYSPVDPQLARELEKKGAIITRYPVTKCYCISCAVHMGLVKIRPEQERKRKGLSI
- a CDS encoding KH domain-containing protein, whose protein sequence is MTSNPWASNRMHVKIPLDRIPIVIGKEGETKNEIMSKTGTLITVDTENSMVVIESETPSVPPINVMKASEIVKAIGLGFTPEEASALLDDDNVLLVIDLKNLIGDNQNTLKRIKGRIIGEKGRARRTIEEMTGTTIVVGKYHVAIIGSYERAMAAKRAVEMLAEGRQHGTVYRHINTMMRGIKRREAVGLWRTGKEEL
- a CDS encoding tRNA (N(6)-L-threonylcarbamoyladenosine(37)-C(2))-methylthiotransferase; its protein translation is MMRVYIETYGCALNVHDTIVMESYIARKGYKVVRSLEEADAIILNTCAVRLDTERKMEKRLREIHNKFPEKKLVVAGCLVKSRPYLVCKVAPHASMVSPQNIHKITEVLEKPRRVILLDGDKERGYLPTITNSKTIATIAVSEGCLSNCSFCITKIARRRVSSYPVTTIVEAIKMLVNKGVKEIRLTAQDTGVYGYDISGRKMLPELISSILEEVKGEYYIRIGMMSPQHLIDILDEVVPLYRDQHLFKFFHIPVQSGSDKILRLMNREYTVDEYIDLVKEIRGKIPNAYLATDIIVGHPGEDFEDFSQTIELVKILEFDKVHIARYTYRPRTLSGKLRQIPEPEKKKRSSILAHIVEDIGFRKNKVFLGKKIEAIILDEGFKHQSLIARTENYKPVVISSGYEYLLGEKTQILVTGYTFFDLRGVPIVHR